GAAGCATATGAAATATTGCCATAATTATGATTTTTTTATTTTGAGTACTTATGCCAGCTGGACATAATAAAACTAATTTATCTATTTTGTCCGGATACCGGATGGCAAATTTAGCCGCCAGCCAACCACCTAAAGATGCGCCTATCACAATTACCTTATTTATTGACAGCCCACTCAGTACATCATATAGCCAGTCATCCAAATCCGATGTGGTAAATGGAAGCTGCCCTTCATCACTTCTCCCTGCTTCTCCGGGAATATCAAGCGCATACACGCGATATTTTTGATAATATTTTAAAATATCGCTGATCCACATACTTGAATTCATACTGCTCCCATGTAAGAGAATCATAGGTGGTGCAGAAATATCACCGGCAGCTATACAAAATGTGCTGCCATGGCGGGTGTTTATACTTAACCTTTCGTAGGGTATTGTCAGACTTTCAAGAAGCATATCTGAATATTGAAGTACTTCATCCCTGCCTCCCTGTGTTTTGAATGCTTTATGAGTTTTCATTTAGGAGTCCCCCTTTTGTTTTAGCTTAAGAACCATTTTTCTGCATCTGCAATATTGGTGAATAATCTAAGGACATCATGTCTCCCGCTTTCGGCAATTGCGTCTTTAAATTCACTTTTTAAGCTATTTATATCTTTAATAATAATTGCAGATTTAATATGATACAGTGTAAATTTTTGAAGCATATTGGCAACTAGTCCTTTTTTAAATTCAAGAAAGTCCTTGGAAAGTGTTTCACTATCAAGCAGCACAAATTGCGTATTATTTTCTGCAACTGCAGTAATGATGTCTAAAATATTTCTTTCTGTACTTAGCTTAGTTGCTGAATTATTATAATGAACATAGGTTATCTCATTATTGCTCATTATGGTATACTTCATTATTTCTTCGTCTTTTTCTTCCTCTATTGTCATTTTCATATTTACATCCAGAGTTACATTGTTCTCATTGGGAATATCCGCTATAGCTCTTCTCAGATCTTCAATCCACCCCAGTTCATTTTCATATGTTCTTCGAATATTATCGTCGATAAAATGCCATATTGTAGCTTGCAGAGCAGTGCTGCCCGCTAGAAAATTGGTATCCTGTTTATTATTTTGCGCCATTAACAACTGCATCTTAACTTGGTTTTCATAACCATCAACCAGCTTATCTAGTTCATTGGTATTAAGCTGCTTAGACCATGCAAGCTGAACAAGAAATGGTTTTTTTATTTCACTGAGATCAGCTGGTGAAAGAACCCATTCTTTTAAATAGGCAAGTCCTTCACTGGTTATTGTATAGATTTTTTTGGTTGGGGAACTTTCTTGATGCTTAACTACATGAGTTACCAACCCTTTATTAAAAAGATCCGTTAGTGCTTTGTAAATTTGATTATTATTTCCTGACCAATGCATAAAAGCAGAGTCTTGAATAATCCTTTTTATATCGTAGCCTGTCATTGACTTGTAGCTTAATATCCCTAAAATGGCATAATTGATTGACATATTACATCCTCCTTCATTTATAACATATGTTAATATTAACATATGTTATAAATGAAATCAATATTTTTATAAAAACTAGACGTGCATAATTTCTTCTCGGAAATTCTAGAACAAGAAAGTGTGCAAAAAACGCACACGCTTGTGAAACAGGAAAGTTTGGTCCCTTGCAAGCAAGACGCACTTTCCTATTTCATAAAAAATTCCCTCAGACAATCCGTCTGAGGGAACATATAAAACGCTCTAGTCTCACTTTATCAGCACTGCACGCTCTACTTGCCTGTATAAACTTTCTTGTCTCCATGGTTCCAATCAATTATTATATCTATGAATTCTATGGATTCTATGGATTCTTTGCGTTCTTATTTATAGATTTTAGTAACCAATAAATGGATCTTTTTTGATATTCTTTTTCTTAACTCCCCTGCTTTTCACCAGAGTTTCTATAGACTTAACCATTGCTATTGATCCAACAATAAAATACTCAGCTTCATTATTGTGCTTAGCGATAAAATTTTCTATTTCCTCATGCAAATCTTCACGTTTAGCTAAATAGTGAGTTTTAACACCGAATTCTTTATCAGCCTTATCGAGTTCCGCTTTGTATATAAACGCTTTTTGACTATCCAGGTAAAGCAGTTGGACATCACTCGAAAGCTCCGTATTATTTAGTAAAAGATCTTGTATCAAAGCCCTGTATGGAGTTATCCCTATTCCTCCAGCGATAAAGAGCAGCGGCTTTTGATTGTCCGTATAAAACGATCCTATAGGACCTCTCATAGCTACTTTTATCCCTGGCTGAAGACTTAATAAAGCTTGTTTATATTCACTTGGATTTTCACTGATTTTCATTGATATCTTGATGTGTCCTTCAGATGGTATTGATGCGATACTAAATGCCCTTGTAGGTTTACTAATCTTTGTATGTTCGATTGTAAATACCCCATGCTGACCAGCCTTCCAATATATTGGCTGCTCCATTTCAAAAACAAATGTGTAGATGTCTCCTGCTTCTCTATATTTTTCTTTGAGATAAATTTGATGTTTTTTAAATATCGGCAAAATATCCTTTAATAAACGCATTATCCTATTCCCCCTCTCACGATTTGGCACTTTATTTATAGGTATACACTATTCTATATAAAACATTTAATATGCTCACTTGCAAACTCATGAAAAGTTCTGGGTTTTCTCCCAGTGAGCTGGTAGAATTCATTAGTTACACGTTTGGCTGTACCCATTCTTGTCATGAAATAAAGGGCTATCGTCACATTCACATAATTTTTATCTAACCCCCTTTGCTTAATATAGCAGTTTCTATACTTCAAGAAGCTAGGTTTTGGGTATATGATTTTTTTACCAGTAACCTTACTTAAAATTTCTGCGATTTGATAATAATCTAAAGACTCTGATCCCGTTATAGTATGTGCTGTATTTTTGTACTTTTCTGACTGATGTAACAGCGTCGCTGCCGAAAGCCCAATGTCTTCGGCATCAATAAAACTTGCTTTACTCTTACCCGCCGGAATAAATATCTCATTTTTTTCTTTAATCTCTGCGGCATGAATCCCTGAGAGATTTTGCATAAAAAATCCCGGTCTGATATGGGCATATGGAATGCCTAACTTTTCAATATATTTTTCAATCTTATAATGTGGGGGTATAGTATTGTTTTCAATACCCATTAAGGATAGAAAAGAGACCAGTTTTATATGATGCGCCTTCATAGCATCAATAAACGGATACATGTCTTCTGACTTGCCAAGATGCGGGGGCCTCATTAAAAACACACGATCTACCCCTGTTAGTGCTTTATCAAATGATTTTTGATTTTCAAAGTCAAATTGTACGGCATCGACTCTATCATCAAACATCTGCTTTAACTTCTCAACGTTGGTCCCCGCTGCAACTATGCTTTCCCCCTTACTAAGTAATTCTTTTATCACATATCTTCCTACATTTCCCGATGCACCAGTTATAAGTATTTTCATTGGCTTCTAGTTTCCTTTAGTATTGTATTTGCACTTTGCAGTAATTTAAGAAATACACCAAAATCCTCAGCTCCCATTTTTTCCTTAAGAAGTGCTATGGCTTTAAAATAGTCATCATGCGTTGATGTAACTAGTTCCTGTCCTTTATCCGTAATAGAAACAGTATAACTTCTCCCATCGGTAGCCGATGGCGCCTTCACCAAATATTTTTTTCTAATCAGCTCATTAATCATCACCGTCACCGAAGGTTTGGCAATTTGAAAGAATTGACTGATCATTAATGGCGTAACAGGTTCGTCTTGTTTTTGTATATATATGAGCACCCCCATTTCACTTGATCTAATAGGCAACCCTTTTTTTATGTTCATATGCAATCTACAAAACATGCCTATTTCTTCTGCTGCCTGAATGATATTTCCCTGCATTGTAACCTCTCCTACTTTTATTTTTAGTTAGTTAACCTAACTAAATTGTATAAATTAAATGCCTTATTGTCAACTGTTTTTTAGTCTATCATCGCGAGGTTTTCCCCTGAGGCTATTAGATCTTACACTCACAAAGTTTCATACTTCCCTCTGGCATTTTCTGCCCCTCTACAAGAAAGTGTGCAAAAAACGCACACGCTTGTGAAACAGGAAAGTTTGGTCCCTTGCAAGCAAGACGCACTTTCCTGTTTCATAAAAAATCCCCTAAACACTCGCTTAGGGGAATATACTTTGCTCTTTGATTTTATGATTTTTTAAGTAGGTCTTTAATGGCTTCATCTAATTTTTCTGGTTTATAGGTTGGTGCATATCTAGCTACAACATTTCCTTCTTGATCTACAAGAAACTTAGTAAAATTCCATTTTATCTTATTGCTTAAAATACCTTTGGCTTCATGGGCTAGGAATTTAAACATCGGATGTGCATTGTCTCCATTTACATCCACCTTTTCAAACATCGTAAAAGAAACCCCATAGTTTAGCTTACAAAACTGCTCCACCTCTTCATTCGTTCCTGGATCTTGCTTACCAAACTGATTACATGGAAACCCCAAAATTTCTAATCCATCCTCTTGATAGGTCTTATATAATGCTTCTAACCCTTCAAACTGTGGTGTAAACCCACACTTGCTTGCCGTATTGACAACCAGAATCACTTTGCCTTTATAAGCGTCCATCTTAACTTCTTCACCATTCATCTTTTTTGCTTTAAAATCATAAAAGTTCATATACGTCACTTCTCCTTTTAAATTTGATTTTATTGATATCCCCTAAATCGCTTTCATTAAAAGCTGCTAAGTAAATCTACAGCACATCATTTCTCAAAATTAAGTTTTGCACAATTAATATAGTTTGATTATATAGCCATTTATCGACCTTGTCAAATGCAACTTGTTCCATAAGCTTTATTAACATACTTTTAATAAAAGGCGAAAAATTGAGGCATAAAAGTAGGGGGTCACCCCCCTACTTTCCTTAATGAAATGCATACAGCATCCTCATATTATTTTATTAATTTTATAAAACGCTTTTTACCAAGTTTCATCACATCATTAGCTATAATAACTCTATTGATATCAGCTGATACTAACTTGACCCCATTAAGCTGCACGCCTCCTTGACTTATTAAGCGGACAAATTCATTTTTGCTCTTTATACAGTTCATCTTTATAAGCTGTGGGATAATATCCGTAATCGTTACTGTATCCCCTTCAAGCAAAAGTTCTGGTATATCATCTGGAATAGCTTTCTTACTAAAGGCAGTCTCATAATATTCAATCGCTCTTTCCACCTCTTCTGATGGATGGTAGAGCGCAGTTATGATTTGAGCTAAGTGGTATTTGACATCTCTAGGGTTTTTACCTGCACTAAGATCTGCTTTGATCTGTTCTATTTCATCCGGATGCTCATCTGTAGCAAGCTCAAAGTATTTGAGTATAAGATTGTCCGGCACTTCCATTACCTTCTTAAACATTACCTCAGCAGAATCACTTACACCAATGTAATTACCAAGGCTCTTACTCATTTTTTCCACACCGTCTAAGCCTTCAAGGATTGGCATAAATATAGCAATCTGCTGCTCCTCATTGAATGTTTTTTGGAGTGTTCTGCCCATTAGGATATTAAAGGTTTGATCAGTGCCGCCCAGCTCAATATCTGCTTTTAGTTCGATCGAATCATATGCTTGCATCAGCGGGTAAAAAAACTCATGGACCCCTATAGGAATTTGGTTTTCATATCTTCTTTGAAAATCATCCCGCTCAAGAATTCTGGCAACAGTAGTCGTTGCAGCAAGCTTAACCACCTCTTCAAAAGTCAGTTTAGAAAGCCACTCACTATTAAATCGCACTTCTGTCTTATCCTTATCCAGCACTTTAAATATCTGCTCACAGTAAGTCTGTGCATTTTCCTGTACCTGTTCATCAGTAAGTGCAACCCGGCCTTTTGATTTTCCGGTAGGATCGCCAATCTTTCCAGTAAAGTCACCGATAATAATGACTGCCCGATGCCCCAGATCCTGCATTTGCTTGATCTTACGCAGCACAACCGCATGTCCTAGATGAATATCTGGTGCCGAAGGATCGAGTCCGAGTTTAATCGTTAAGGGTCTATTACTTTCACTGGACTTTTTGAGTTTTAAAAGCAACTCATCCTCACTTACAAGGGTGTGCACCCCTTTTAAAATAATTCGTATTTGTTCTTCTGGTTTTAACATATTTAACATCTCCTTGAAATATTATTTTCAATATTTGCAAGGTCTATAAGAACAAAAAACTGGCAATAAAAAAACTCGCCCTCTTGTTTTCAAAAGGACGAGATGACATCTCGTGTTACCACCCTAAGTTCATAAGTAACTCACATTACTTACCTTGTCAAGTACGTCATCAAAAGATGAGATACTCTAGCACGATAACGGGTGCCGACTTCCGTTGTAGCCTACTAAGTTAAACTGTTCGGTACACAGCTCAAAGATGTATTCACAATCCCTATCCACGCACCTCTCATCACCCGGTAACTTTCTGTCTGGCATCTTAATTGCTACTCATTCTTATCACAGCTTTTATTTCTTATACTCCGAAATGCGGCATGCCACAAATCTTCGTTATGCAGCTATTAAATTACTAGTATTATAGGCGATAATTTAGGGCAAGTCAACCTACTAAACGTGCACAAAAAATCCCATCTATGTTATTGCTGTTTCTCAATAATACTTCTATAAGCCCGATCTACATCCACAGTATCCATCCACCAAATATCACCAGCTCCACTGGTTTGACTCATGGAATCCCCTGCATCAGTAACAATAATATACATTGCCGCCACTAAAATGGTAGCTAATAACAGTGATTTAAAATATTTCATAACCAGCTTCCTTTCCTAAGTTTAAGGTGATATTAGAAAGGCAGTGTAAAAAATCTGCCGCTAAAAAAGATCTCTGCTGCAATTAAAGTAAGGATAAGATTAAAGGCTTGCCCTACTAGATAGAGTGCAAGCGGCTTACCGCCTTTTACCATACCAGCCATTTCTTTAAAGTTGGATTCCAACCCTATACTAATAAAAGCTAAAGTAAAGAAAAACTCACGGAATCCATTTGTTGTCTTCAAGCTGACATCTACTATATCTTGCGGAAGGAAGAATGAAAATAATAGTGAAGCACCGATAAACCCAAAAATAAACTTAGGCATTCTCACCCAAACTTCAGCAGGTCCTACCGTAACCTCACTTGCTGATTTTTTCTCTACGACTGTGGCAAAGAAAATAGCTATGGCAAAAGCAACCACACCAATTAAGATATTTTGTACCATTTTAATAACCGACGCAACTTCTAGTGCATCTTCCCCGAGCATAGCCCCTGCTGCAACAACTGCTCCCGTCGCATCGATTGTGCCGCCCAGCCAAGCTCCGCCAACAATCGGATCTATGCCTAGAGCATTAACAAGAGCCGGCATGCCAATCATCATAATCACTGTAAAGATAAGTGTAATAGAAATAGCAAGACTGATCTCTTCTTTTTTGGATTTAGAGGCTGTCCCTGCAGCAATGGCTGCCGATACACCACATACTGAAGTAGCCGAAGCTATCGTTATTGCTAAACCTTTACTATCTTGCATCTTTAGAACCTTTTGTGAAAACCAGTACATTGCTATAAGGACAATAGGTGTTACCACCCAAGCAACTCCAAGCCCCATAAAACCTAGTGCCAGCACACGATTAAATAAAATAGAAGCACCAAGCAGTACCAATCCTGTTTTTATGTACAATTCTGTACGAATAGCTGCTTTAATAAAATGAGGTACCTTAATCGTATTACTAATAAAGATACCAATTCCTAGTGCCCAGATTACACTATTAAAACCATAATGTCTCCAAGGGTCATAATTTCCACCGAGTTCTGCTAAGATAGCTAAAGCAAAAACAAAAGGAAATGCTATGATAAATTTTTTCAAATCATCTTTTTTGATAAATAAAATCGCCAAACCAAATAAAGCTAAACTGATGATCCCTGTTATAAAAATGCCTGATAAACTCTCAAGGGGGATAGCTGATGCAATGGTCTCTGCGCCTTTTCTTCCAGGTCCCCATCTTAGCGGCAGTGTCGGTGAAGCTATGACACCTGCAATAGAAGCTATGATAAGTATAAATCCTAACCAAACTGTCCACCAATCTTCTTTTTTCCATAATGATGAGAAGTTAACGGCTAGTTTGTTCGTGTTCGTCCACCCTTTAGGCGCTGCTGCTAAGTCAATTTCGTTCTTCATTAAAAGTCCCCCTTAGTCAAGTTAAATGTCATCCCGCATAATCCCTGTATTACATATAGGAATACTAGGTATTGTTGTTATTATATTATATGATCCCCTAACTTGTGTCAATAGTTTTTTATATTGTGACAACAAAAAAGGCCCTATCTGATTAAAGATTGAGCCTGCTTGCTTCATTAAAATATTCGTGCCTATTAGACAAACTATTGACGTTAGTGCTTGTCTCCCACACCCTTAGGGTAACTTTTGATCTTTAGATCCGCTAAAGCATTTGCTAAAGTGTGCGTGATAAGATTAATCTTTACTTGGATATAGAAATTGCAGCCTGGATCAAGCCACCCCTTCTCTTTCCAATAATTATAATCTGCCTTTAGCCTATCTCCATTGCCAAAGGCCGCCTTTTGCAGCCGAAAGGCATAGAGCTTAAAAAAACCTGCCTTGGGTACCTTTTTGCACTTTAAGGCCATTACAAACTTTTCTGCTGCTTGGTCTGCAGCCTTCTGGATTTTTATCCACTGTTTTGCTGTATCTTCTTGTGATATCCCAGGTGATATAGCGGCGCCTAGCGTTACTGCTGTTTCAAACCCCCAGCTTCCTACACTATATTTACAGATGGTGTTTACAATACCCGTTCCTAGAGCTCCTGTAGTCGATAAAACGAGGGCCTTTTTACCATGAAATCTTGGCCGATGACAAATATAAGCAAACCTGTCTAAAAAATTCTTAAACAGCCAAGACACATTCATCACGTATACAGGTGTCGCAAAGATAACAGCGTCTGCTTGCTGCATAGCTGCTTCAATCTTCATTTGGTTATCCTGGAGCGGACAGTATGCTTCGCCATCAGCAAGGCAGCGGTAGCATCCAAGACATCCCTTAAGATCACTCTCTCTAAGATGCAGATACTCAAACTCAATGCCACACTCCCGTTTTTTCATAGCTTCCTCAAGCATCTTTGCGACCTTATAAGTGTTCCCTTTCCCTTTAGGACTTCCATTAACTACAAGTATATGCATCGCCCTTCCCCCTCTTTTTCATTAACACTCAATACGTATTGCTATTTTTCTGGCTATCCTTCTATGACTACCTACAATCGTTTTACAAGTATATAAAAATAATTCATCTATTTTCTTAATGGTTTAGGCTGCTTGCTAGATGTCTAATGCCTTTAGAAAAACTTCTATTATTTCCTCGTAATCATCTAACTTAGTAGTATGGGGAATATCTTGTTCTTCGCCCAAGTAGTTTCTTAATCCGTGTTCTTTCAAAAAAACATATTGAATTGGTGCAACAACTTGAATAGCAAGATATTTGATCTCTTTTTCCGATAAATCAGGCTTTATTTCTTTTAACAACCCTACAATTGTTTCTGGTGTACTGAAACGATCACTGATTATCTCATCTCTAATAAGTACACTTGTATACTTTTGATACTTACATACCACCATAGCCATAGCTATTAAAAATGTCCTCAGTTGCTGCTTTGGAGAGTCGTTAAGATTTGACAGTGTCTGAAAGGCTTCAATAGCAGCATCATCGATTAT
This genomic window from Cellulosilyticum sp. I15G10I2 contains:
- a CDS encoding alpha/beta fold hydrolase; amino-acid sequence: MKTHKAFKTQGGRDEVLQYSDMLLESLTIPYERLSINTRHGSTFCIAAGDISAPPMILLHGSSMNSSMWISDILKYYQKYRVYALDIPGEAGRSDEGQLPFTTSDLDDWLYDVLSGLSINKVIVIGASLGGWLAAKFAIRYPDKIDKLVLLCPAGISTQNKKIIIMAIFHMLLGEKGIRKLFKMINGNLDIPEIILKFQILIGKNFNTRKESIPIFSDDEIRRLTMPVFLFVGAKDIMLHSIETADRMKKLVPSARINILPEGGHSIINLADEILEQIK
- a CDS encoding DUF4180 domain-containing protein, with protein sequence MSINYAILGILSYKSMTGYDIKRIIQDSAFMHWSGNNNQIYKALTDLFNKGLVTHVVKHQESSPTKKIYTITSEGLAYLKEWVLSPADLSEIKKPFLVQLAWSKQLNTNELDKLVDGYENQVKMQLLMAQNNKQDTNFLAGSTALQATIWHFIDDNIRRTYENELGWIEDLRRAIADIPNENNVTLDVNMKMTIEEEKDEEIMKYTIMSNNEITYVHYNNSATKLSTERNILDIITAVAENNTQFVLLDSETLSKDFLEFKKGLVANMLQKFTLYHIKSAIIIKDINSLKSEFKDAIAESGRHDVLRLFTNIADAEKWFLS
- a CDS encoding FAD-dependent oxidoreductase codes for the protein MRLLKDILPIFKKHQIYLKEKYREAGDIYTFVFEMEQPIYWKAGQHGVFTIEHTKISKPTRAFSIASIPSEGHIKISMKISENPSEYKQALLSLQPGIKVAMRGPIGSFYTDNQKPLLFIAGGIGITPYRALIQDLLLNNTELSSDVQLLYLDSQKAFIYKAELDKADKEFGVKTHYLAKREDLHEEIENFIAKHNNEAEYFIVGSIAMVKSIETLVKSRGVKKKNIKKDPFIGY
- a CDS encoding SDR family oxidoreductase, translated to MKILITGASGNVGRYVIKELLSKGESIVAAGTNVEKLKQMFDDRVDAVQFDFENQKSFDKALTGVDRVFLMRPPHLGKSEDMYPFIDAMKAHHIKLVSFLSLMGIENNTIPPHYKIEKYIEKLGIPYAHIRPGFFMQNLSGIHAAEIKEKNEIFIPAGKSKASFIDAEDIGLSAATLLHQSEKYKNTAHTITGSESLDYYQIAEILSKVTGKKIIYPKPSFLKYRNCYIKQRGLDKNYVNVTIALYFMTRMGTAKRVTNEFYQLTGRKPRTFHEFASEHIKCFI
- a CDS encoding MarR family winged helix-turn-helix transcriptional regulator encodes the protein MQGNIIQAAEEIGMFCRLHMNIKKGLPIRSSEMGVLIYIQKQDEPVTPLMISQFFQIAKPSVTVMINELIRKKYLVKAPSATDGRSYTVSITDKGQELVTSTHDDYFKAIALLKEKMGAEDFGVFLKLLQSANTILKETRSQ
- a CDS encoding glutathione peroxidase; translated protein: MNFYDFKAKKMNGEEVKMDAYKGKVILVVNTASKCGFTPQFEGLEALYKTYQEDGLEILGFPCNQFGKQDPGTNEEVEQFCKLNYGVSFTMFEKVDVNGDNAHPMFKFLAHEAKGILSNKIKWNFTKFLVDQEGNVVARYAPTYKPEKLDEAIKDLLKKS
- the tyrS gene encoding tyrosine--tRNA ligase; protein product: MLKPEEQIRIILKGVHTLVSEDELLLKLKKSSESNRPLTIKLGLDPSAPDIHLGHAVVLRKIKQMQDLGHRAVIIIGDFTGKIGDPTGKSKGRVALTDEQVQENAQTYCEQIFKVLDKDKTEVRFNSEWLSKLTFEEVVKLAATTTVARILERDDFQRRYENQIPIGVHEFFYPLMQAYDSIELKADIELGGTDQTFNILMGRTLQKTFNEEQQIAIFMPILEGLDGVEKMSKSLGNYIGVSDSAEVMFKKVMEVPDNLILKYFELATDEHPDEIEQIKADLSAGKNPRDVKYHLAQIITALYHPSEEVERAIEYYETAFSKKAIPDDIPELLLEGDTVTITDIIPQLIKMNCIKSKNEFVRLISQGGVQLNGVKLVSADINRVIIANDVMKLGKKRFIKLIK
- a CDS encoding YeiH family protein, translating into MKNEIDLAAAPKGWTNTNKLAVNFSSLWKKEDWWTVWLGFILIIASIAGVIASPTLPLRWGPGRKGAETIASAIPLESLSGIFITGIISLALFGLAILFIKKDDLKKFIIAFPFVFALAILAELGGNYDPWRHYGFNSVIWALGIGIFISNTIKVPHFIKAAIRTELYIKTGLVLLGASILFNRVLALGFMGLGVAWVVTPIVLIAMYWFSQKVLKMQDSKGLAITIASATSVCGVSAAIAAGTASKSKKEEISLAISITLIFTVIMMIGMPALVNALGIDPIVGGAWLGGTIDATGAVVAAGAMLGEDALEVASVIKMVQNILIGVVAFAIAIFFATVVEKKSASEVTVGPAEVWVRMPKFIFGFIGASLLFSFFLPQDIVDVSLKTTNGFREFFFTLAFISIGLESNFKEMAGMVKGGKPLALYLVGQAFNLILTLIAAEIFFSGRFFTLPF
- a CDS encoding flavodoxin family protein; amino-acid sequence: MHILVVNGSPKGKGNTYKVAKMLEEAMKKRECGIEFEYLHLRESDLKGCLGCYRCLADGEAYCPLQDNQMKIEAAMQQADAVIFATPVYVMNVSWLFKNFLDRFAYICHRPRFHGKKALVLSTTGALGTGIVNTICKYSVGSWGFETAVTLGAAISPGISQEDTAKQWIKIQKAADQAAEKFVMALKCKKVPKAGFFKLYAFRLQKAAFGNGDRLKADYNYWKEKGWLDPGCNFYIQVKINLITHTLANALADLKIKSYPKGVGDKH
- a CDS encoding TetR/AcrR family transcriptional regulator translates to MSEIKERLIKAVIDLLEDEFDVEALTIRQIAYEAHISTGLINYHFGSKWNLIVAAISSIIDDAAIEAFQTLSNLNDSPKQQLRTFLIAMAMVVCKYQKYTSVLIRDEIISDRFSTPETIVGLLKEIKPDLSEKEIKYLAIQVVAPIQYVFLKEHGLRNYLGEEQDIPHTTKLDDYEEIIEVFLKALDI